GCGTGTGCCGACTTGCACCGTTTCGGTAAATCGTTCCGGGATCTCGTAATCGAAAAGACGGTCCGTCGAAGATGCCGGGACGTCGACGACAACACGGGCAATCATTTTGACCTCCGCCTTTTCAACCGTTCGTAAACTTCATCGACGATTCGTTCAGCGACTTCGTCTTTCGACAAGAGCGGCCATTGCGCCGCTTCCCCTTCCCGGCTCACCACCGTCACTTGGTTCGTATCTGTGCGAAATCCTGACCCCTGTTGGCTAATGTCATTGACGACAATGAAATCGAGGTTTTTCTTGCGCAGCTTTTCCGATGCATGCCGCTGCACATCGTTCGTTTCTGCCGCAAAACCGACAAGCACTTGGTCTTTTTTGCGCGCGCCAAGCTCAGCGAGGATGTCTTGCGTCCGTTCCATTTCAACGACCCATTCGCCGCCGCCTTTCTTGAACTTTTCCGAAAACGTCCGTTTCGGCCGATAATCGGCAACCGCCGCCGCTTTAATGACGGCGTCTTGGGCGGCAAAGCGTTCGACCACCTGCTCGTACATTTCAGCGGCGCTCGTCACGCGAACAACTTTGACGCCTGCGGGAGGCGGAAGTTCCGACGGGCCGGATACGAGCGTCACCTCAGCGCCGCGCGCAGCGGCAGCCTTCGCCAATGCGTACCCCATCTTTCCCGAAGAATGATTGGAGAAATACCGGACCGGATCAATCTTTTCTTGCGTCGGACCGGCGGTCACCAGAAACTTTTGGCCTCGGAGCGGTTGATCTTTACCCGCTTCAAAATGGCGCAACACAGCGTCGGCGATAACTTCCGGTTCCGCCAAACGTCCTTTGCCGATCCAT
This sequence is a window from Bacillales bacterium. Protein-coding genes within it:
- the coaBC gene encoding bifunctional phosphopantothenoylcysteine decarboxylase/phosphopantothenate--cysteine ligase CoaBC is translated as MTRKKETILLCVSGGIAAFKAAALTSKLAQQGFDVHVLMTENAQRFVTPLTFQALSRNAVHTDTFDEPDSTSIAHIDLADRADLVIVAPATANVIGKLANGIADDVVSTTILATKAPVWVAPAMNVNMYNHPAVQNNLEQLRRMNVKLLEPGEGLLACGWIGKGRLAEPEVIADAVLRHFEAGKDQPLRGQKFLVTAGPTQEKIDPVRYFSNHSSGKMGYALAKAAAARGAEVTLVSGPSELPPPAGVKVVRVTSAAEMYEQVVERFAAQDAVIKAAAVADYRPKRTFSEKFKKGGGEWVVEMERTQDILAELGARKKDQVLVGFAAETNDVQRHASEKLRKKNLDFIVVNDISQQGSGFRTDTNQVTVVSREGEAAQWPLLSKDEVAERIVDEVYERLKRRRSK